A region of Beijerinckia sp. 28-YEA-48 DNA encodes the following proteins:
- the tsaB gene encoding tRNA (adenosine(37)-N6)-threonylcarbamoyltransferase complex dimerization subunit type 1 TsaB, whose product MTRRLRPAMPGTMILAIDTSMSAASACVSLGDADELVAIRSLPMERGHAEALMPLVAEVMAAAPGGFPALTRVAVAVGPGSFTGIRVGVAAARGIALATGIPAVGVSTFSAFAAPWIGQQQGQIVACAIDARHGNVYIQAFDASGHVVLSPRLSTPREALRAIGAGSLCLVGSGAALLAAEAQAIGSEAIVCGPSAAPDIRQVARLGLIADPASAPARPFYLKPPDAKPVAIRRLRTAGLPE is encoded by the coding sequence ATGACACGGAGGCTTCGGCCGGCTATGCCAGGGACAATGATTCTGGCCATAGATACATCGATGTCAGCGGCTTCGGCTTGTGTCAGCCTCGGCGATGCTGACGAGCTGGTCGCGATCCGCAGCCTGCCGATGGAGCGCGGTCATGCCGAGGCGCTGATGCCGCTTGTCGCCGAGGTGATGGCGGCCGCGCCCGGTGGCTTCCCCGCTCTCACCCGTGTCGCCGTGGCGGTTGGCCCCGGCTCCTTCACCGGCATTCGTGTCGGCGTCGCCGCCGCCCGTGGTATCGCCTTGGCCACCGGTATTCCGGCCGTCGGCGTCTCCACCTTCTCGGCTTTCGCCGCGCCCTGGATCGGCCAGCAGCAAGGCCAGATCGTCGCCTGCGCTATCGATGCGCGTCACGGCAATGTTTATATCCAGGCCTTCGATGCCAGCGGCCATGTGGTTTTGTCGCCGCGCCTATCGACGCCGCGCGAGGCGCTGCGCGCCATTGGCGCGGGCTCGCTTTGCCTTGTTGGGTCGGGCGCCGCGCTGCTGGCGGCGGAAGCCCAGGCCATCGGCTCCGAAGCTATCGTCTGCGGCCCGTCCGCCGCCCCCGACATTCGCCAGGTCGCCCGTCTTGGCCTGATCGCCGATCCGGCATCGGCGCCGGCGCGCCCGTTCTATCTGAAGCCACCCGACGCCAAGCCCGTCGCAATCCGTAGGCTGCGCACTGCCGGACTGCCGGAATGA
- a CDS encoding NifU family protein, with protein sequence MFIQTEATPNPSTLKFLPGETVLGEGTREFTSFESSAASPLARALFSIDNVSSIMFGPDFVSVTKSGGEWQHLKPSILGAIMEHFMSGAPLLNDGEAPITEDDEEFFAPEDAETVATIKELLETRVRPAVAGDGGDITFKGFKDGTLYLTMKGACSGCPSSTATLKHGIQNLMTHFLPEVRAVEQV encoded by the coding sequence ATGTTCATCCAGACCGAAGCGACCCCCAATCCGTCGACCCTGAAGTTCTTGCCCGGCGAGACCGTGCTGGGCGAGGGCACGCGGGAGTTCACCTCGTTCGAGTCCTCAGCCGCTTCGCCGCTGGCTAGAGCCTTGTTTTCCATCGACAATGTATCGAGCATCATGTTCGGTCCGGATTTCGTCTCGGTGACGAAATCGGGTGGCGAGTGGCAGCACCTGAAACCCTCGATCCTCGGCGCCATCATGGAACATTTCATGTCGGGTGCGCCGCTGTTGAACGATGGCGAGGCGCCGATCACCGAGGATGACGAGGAATTCTTCGCCCCGGAGGACGCCGAGACGGTGGCCACGATCAAGGAATTGCTCGAAACCCGCGTCCGCCCGGCGGTGGCTGGTGACGGTGGCGACATCACCTTCAAGGGTTTTAAGGACGGCACCCTCTATCTGACCATGAAGGGCGCTTGCTCCGGCTGCCCGTCGTCCACGGCCACGCTCAAGCACGGTATTCAGAATCTGATGACCCACTTCCTGCCGGAAGTGCGCGCCGTCGAACAGGTCTGA
- a CDS encoding universal stress protein yields MGGRRSSYQTGHRPKFLVVIDGSAESAQAIAFAARRAARTKAIMMLLSIVEVEQSQEWLAVSEMMRQEGEDRANDQLELAATRARELVDVEAERVVRFGPKLEQILGLIEEDPDISLLVLAAASGPDGPGPLVTMMAGKAAGTFPIPVVIVPGALSDEDIEALA; encoded by the coding sequence ATGGGTGGACGACGCAGTTCATATCAAACGGGACATCGTCCCAAATTTCTCGTCGTCATCGATGGCAGCGCGGAGAGCGCGCAGGCAATCGCCTTCGCGGCGCGACGTGCGGCGCGCACCAAAGCCATCATGATGCTGCTGTCGATCGTCGAAGTGGAACAGTCGCAGGAATGGCTCGCGGTCAGCGAGATGATGCGGCAAGAGGGTGAGGATCGCGCCAACGATCAATTGGAACTCGCCGCGACCCGGGCTCGCGAGCTTGTTGACGTTGAGGCCGAGCGCGTCGTCCGCTTTGGGCCGAAGCTGGAACAAATTCTCGGCCTGATCGAGGAGGATCCGGACATCTCGCTTCTGGTCCTGGCGGCCGCCAGCGGTCCCGACGGGCCGGGTCCTCTGGTCACGATGATGGCGGGCAAGGCCGCGGGGACGTTTCCCATTCCGGTGGTGATCGTGCCGGGGGCGCTCAGCGACGAAGATATCGAGGCTTTGGCTTGA
- the trpS gene encoding tryptophan--tRNA ligase: MAEFPQLVFSGVQPTGNLHLGNYLGAIKRFVELQTTHECIYCVVDLHAITMPQDPVALKAQIREVTAAFIACGIDPKKHIVFNQSQVPQHAELAWVFNCVARIGWMNRMTQFKEKAGKDRENASVGLYAYPVLMASDILIYRATHVPVGEDQKQHLELARDIAQKFNNDFSGSIAANGFGEAFFPQPEPLIQGPATRVMSLRDGSKKMSKSDASDYSRINLTDNADTIAQKVRRAKTDPEPLPSEPKGLETRPEADNLVGIFAALSDSNKTDVLQQFGGGNFSTFKNALVDLSVEKLSPIADEMRRLTSDPSHIDSILNDGAARAEVIAARNMNAVKDIVGFVRR; encoded by the coding sequence ATGGCCGAATTCCCCCAGCTTGTTTTCTCCGGCGTGCAGCCGACGGGAAACCTTCATCTCGGAAACTATCTGGGCGCGATTAAACGCTTTGTAGAATTGCAGACGACCCATGAATGCATCTATTGCGTCGTCGACCTGCATGCCATCACCATGCCGCAGGATCCGGTAGCGCTGAAGGCGCAGATCCGCGAAGTCACCGCCGCCTTCATCGCTTGCGGCATCGATCCCAAGAAACATATCGTCTTCAATCAGAGCCAAGTGCCGCAGCATGCCGAGCTTGCCTGGGTCTTCAATTGCGTCGCGCGTATCGGCTGGATGAACCGCATGACGCAGTTCAAGGAAAAGGCCGGCAAGGATCGCGAGAATGCCTCCGTCGGTCTCTATGCCTATCCGGTGCTGATGGCCTCCGACATTCTGATCTATCGCGCCACCCATGTGCCGGTCGGGGAAGATCAGAAACAGCATCTCGAGCTGGCGCGTGACATCGCGCAAAAATTCAACAACGATTTTTCAGGCTCCATTGCCGCCAACGGTTTTGGCGAAGCGTTCTTCCCGCAGCCTGAGCCGTTGATTCAAGGCCCGGCGACACGTGTCATGAGCCTGCGCGACGGTTCAAAGAAAATGTCCAAGTCCGATGCGTCCGATTATTCGCGCATCAATCTCACCGACAATGCCGACACCATCGCGCAGAAGGTGCGCAGGGCTAAAACCGATCCGGAGCCGTTGCCGTCCGAACCGAAAGGCCTTGAGACGCGGCCGGAAGCCGACAATCTGGTCGGTATCTTCGCGGCGCTGTCCGACAGCAACAAGACGGATGTGTTGCAGCAATTTGGCGGCGGCAATTTCTCCACCTTCAAGAACGCACTCGTCGATCTTTCCGTCGAGAAGCTGTCGCCGATTGCCGACGAGATGCGTCGTCTCACCAGCGACCCCAGCCATATCGACAGCATTCTGAACGATGGTGCGGCTCGCGCCGAAGTCATTGCCGCGCGCAATATGAATGCGGTTAAGGACATCGTCGGCTTCGTCCGGCGCTGA